From a single Leptospira levettii genomic region:
- a CDS encoding 7-carboxy-7-deazaguanine synthase QueE, whose product MYGKIHEIYSSISGEGISQGIPTVFVRFAGCSLRCGKTDTRTLWCDTPYALGPNQGESKSFVSIMEEIEQYDKDHGFQILLTGGEPLEGQNRDLSINIAEHIFTFRTKNGKPYPASRVETNGSEKITLDPFFIFTMDYKLPGSGMENRMDSENFKILEKRHNSLDEIKFVVRDRIDFDRSIEVIREQKIQTNILYSPVHGEVDAKELVEWIKIDNPPKCRLSLQIHKVLWGNQKGV is encoded by the coding sequence ATGTACGGAAAAATTCACGAAATTTATTCATCCATTTCTGGGGAAGGAATCTCCCAAGGAATCCCTACAGTTTTTGTTCGGTTTGCAGGGTGTAGCTTACGTTGTGGTAAAACAGATACAAGGACCTTGTGGTGTGACACTCCCTATGCACTTGGTCCGAACCAAGGAGAATCAAAATCATTCGTTTCCATCATGGAAGAAATCGAACAATACGACAAAGACCATGGATTCCAAATTTTACTTACGGGTGGTGAACCCTTAGAAGGTCAAAATCGCGATTTATCCATAAACATTGCGGAACATATTTTTACCTTCCGTACAAAAAATGGAAAACCGTATCCTGCATCTCGTGTGGAAACCAATGGAAGTGAAAAAATCACACTCGATCCATTTTTTATTTTCACCATGGATTACAAACTACCAGGTTCTGGGATGGAAAATCGTATGGATTCAGAAAATTTTAAGATCTTAGAAAAGAGACATAATTCACTTGACGAAATTAAGTTCGTTGTGCGAGATAGAATCGACTTTGATAGAAGTATCGAAGTCATTCGCGAACAAAAAATACAGACAAATATATTGTATTCGCCAGTCCACGGTGAAGTGGATGCCAAAGAACTAGTTGAATGGATAAAAATAGACAATCCACCTAAGTGTCGTTTGTCGCTTCAAATTCATAAAGTGCTTTGGGGAAATCAGAAAGGAGTTTGA